A DNA window from Schistocerca gregaria isolate iqSchGreg1 chromosome 2, iqSchGreg1.2, whole genome shotgun sequence contains the following coding sequences:
- the LOC126334580 gene encoding opsin-1-like — METASLLLVPHYAAQWQGPSNITVVDKVPPNMLHLVDAHWYQFPPLNPLWHGILGFMIAVLGVISWIGNGVVIYIFSTTKSLRTPSNLLVVNLAFSDFLMMVVMSPPMVLNCYYETWVLGPLMCDIYGMCGSLFGFASIWTMTMIAQDRYNVIVKGLSAKPMTIKTALIRIALIWFFAIGWTLAPLFGWNRYVPEGNMTACGTDYLTKTWTSRSYILVYSVFVYFTPLFTIIYSYYFIVQAVAAHEKNMREQAKKMNVASLRSSDASNTSAECKLAKVALMTISLWFFAWTPYLVINYTGIFEGANISPLATIWGSLFAKANAVYNPIVYGISHPKYRAALKEKLPFLICGDDEHGDATSQASGATTATTVAEKA, encoded by the exons ATGGAGACAGCAAGCCTATTGTTGGTACCACACTATGCTGCCCAGTGGCAGGGACCATCCAACATCACTGTTGTGGATAAAGTGCCACCAAATATGCTCCATCTTGTGGATGCTCATTG GTACCAGTTTCCTCCCCTGAACCCCCTCTGGCATGGCATTCTTGGCTTCATGATTGCTGTTCTTGGTGTTATTTCTTGGATTGGAAATGGTGTAGTCATCTATATATTTTCAACAACCAAATCTCTGAGAACACCATCCAACCTTTTAGTGGTGAATCTAGCTTTCTCAGATTTTCTCATGATGGTTGTAATGTCACCACCAATGGTACTAAACTGTTACTATGAAACATGGGTGCTGG GTCCTCTAATGTGTGACATTTATGGGATGTGTGGATCACTGTTTGGTTTTGCATCAATATGGACAATGACAATGATAGCACAGGACAGATACAATGTAATTGTGAAG GGATTATCTGCTAAACCAATGACAATTAAAACAGCTCTCATTAGAATAGCACTGATCTGGTTCTTTGCTATTGGATGGACTTTGGCCCCACTCTTTGGGTGGAATAG GTATGTACCTGAAGGAAACATGACAGCCTGTGGAACTGATTATCTGACAAAAACATGGACAAGCAGAAGCTACATTCTCGTATACTCTGTATTTGTCTATTTTAcacctctgttcactataatataCTCCTATTACTTTATCGTACAG GCTGTTGCTGCCCATGAGAAGAATATGCGAGAGCAGGCCAAGAAGATGAATGTAGCTTCACTACGATCATCAGATGCATCAAATACCAGTGCAGAATGCAAACTTGCAAAG GTTGCTCTAATGACAATCTCCCTGTGGTTTTTTGCCTGGACACCATACCTGGTAATAAACTACACTGGCATCTTTGAGGGTGCAAACATCAGTCCACTGGCAACAATCTGGGGATCATTATTTGCAAAAGCCAATGCTGTCTATAACCCAATTGTATATGGAATAAG tcaTCCAAAGTATCGTGCAGCTTTGAAAGAGAAACTTCCATTCCTGATCTGTGGGGATGATGAGCATGGAGATGCTACATCACAAGCATCTGGAGCGACTACAGCTACAACTGTTGCTGAAAAGGCATAA